Proteins encoded together in one Nyctibius grandis isolate bNycGra1 chromosome 1, bNycGra1.pri, whole genome shotgun sequence window:
- the AKAP12 gene encoding A-kinase anchor protein 12 isoform X2, with protein sequence MTVGQTEHSSVTLKEDTETMETSPSDSNTKDGIDAEKEDAHTVKQLQSSEEDAEDLDHASDPQSYDLGFKKVFKFVGFRFTVKKEKTGKSEAVQLLTVKKETQVPEGADDQKEVSSEEVAMPVDALSAEDNTKDTLKNEKTEEESPKTPEANEICSQSAALATDIASPLRKFFTQGWTGFRKKKNFRKPEEDELQSPMKEEEQEKEGATLTAETSEKEEKSEFEKQEEKNVTAVTIEVHEKEQTEGEKQESKKTVAAIGVEACEKEELIKHDEQGQKEDVAAAAVAKESANEKKAEDDDQERKLVEVSEDLGTKEEKTKEGEKESKVTEKPLKTRSVVPVITDRVNGELKTSLEALPVGEKPESTGVKCEIEDRTEMSSEEKLEAGFLAIEISSEQLKKSEGREGNKPASLGKETFDEKTEEAERKISPTSEDITGKVDTQGEAQDRTPEKKASKAHETKLTPGAPGLKSFSTSEHSVDTENDQQLIQPTDEGLQGKTGIVTTDTIKPDEITTGITPEEATGKRPPEGITNEAELLSSQEKTKPQGSPLKKLFTGTGLKKLPGKKHKGKRKKSKLGEQGEAIHHLSDSPDSPEEQKGESSASSPEEMNEVPSLEKSVDGMQVIENEDAAISDVERKRESVTRWASFKKMVTPKKHVRRPSESDKEEEIDKTKSAAVSATENAVDEDQGELKENGMDQKPEKATEEPKRKVDTSVSWEAFLCVGSSKRRARKSSSSDEETEHKLDQESQKVEESGQSKETATDAILTSSQESDQGQGNSSPEQPGSPCEGEGISTWESFKRLVTPRRKSKSRMEERTEDSVVGSSLEHSTSDGEPGKDESWVPFRKLMPGRRKKKSGGKPEPTHLEQAREDMAETTEDDSDIPAVVPLSEYEAAEQEKTEAQQAKDAEAMRERTSEEDRAEKLEETLRTEQAHEGLVHAVTVTVVEGERAVTSIEERSPSWISAALTECIEQAKEEKETETEKTFESDVIVEEAVVAAKTVPEMRKDVSDDTTASELELTSEAVTALEETAGASCAEETMEVSLAEETTEMVSAVSQLLETPDTTEEVTPVQEVEATEQNLKELNKQTQKVLHEVAERVKSADVAQLVSERTVTATVITTVQGIESEVKDDAEDEKVVGQEPLLLEQSLKQEEHKEDELQAPGSAGSIEGQTGVEESVLQEGSERSEIPAATKESTEGCENVDVLRGESQWQACEEPVVEDHEEISEVQRTVEEPSSQDRDFHVIKAVTPKEEPFAKQESSEQGELPVTDLTVDETRDECIPEVQTAVCCNSPQMQDKTEDELPTLGLTAEEPAQLEGEDKTLTMGPECTEAAVTVVPVKPERQEEIPDLDSQEQACTKGVPSRAAAQREEEEGDAVLLGVKSTEVTEVPLQHEVKTSALPSETIGSEAAADAEQSVGDGAGRQITAKDSVPILEPQCREKTTETPSESDETEGGKMEDAMLKTETHLESDTTVTEAPAQIGADSVSNSASTCPDITGNGSTVLTDLSPKKCETLSSLAEEKTVEKEQELVETSNCQDFQKEDNKNEQSMERAEEVFESGKWEAVRGDECSAAVQQEVLTVQEEGSASALLQAESLEALKVPVPVAAAAVEEHVMAETVTPADTTAETVQPLATTPEQMASEEVPVTTVDYSGFGTAELGSAEASEPQVTPASMNGVSEEQERPQSPGQPEQNGIPLNDGLSLTHVEFEKDVVQSVTIESQSTKIVLNAIQTAVHKLAETEESAAFESEQCIKFIGKSPSDTNIPELLENTQLDHQLPVKEEEIRSNEQELQQSGIVKTATLTESAEIHASVEKTKDMLLTSEMLKDGQSQNSLTIVTSPEDILRESVRLQKSTLELSTSEDSTKDPLDIHPPKLREKEVGQIMEIPDQHTGQQTCRESEEEHHHLPVEDGKTQTWKDDSCQEGTSCGVHKI encoded by the exons ttggACAGACAGAACATTCCAGTGTAACTTTGAAGGAAGACACTGAAACTATGGAGACAAGTCCCTCTGACTCAAACACCAAGGATGGTATAGATGCTGAGAAGGAGGATGCTCACACAGTTAAACAGTTGCAGTCTTCGGAAGAAGACGCAGAAGACCTTGACCACGCATCTGATCCACAGTCTTATGATCTGggttttaaaaaggtttttaaatttGTTGGATTCAGATTCAcagtaaagaaggaaaagacaggaaaatcGGAAGCAGTTCAACTGcttactgtaaaaaaagaaacacaagttCCTGAAGGAGCTGATGATCAAAAAGAAGTCAGCTCGGAAGAAGTAGCGATGCCTGTGGATGCACTCTCTGCAGAAGACAACACCAAAGacacactgaaaaatgaaaaaacagaagaggaatcTCCTAAAACACCAGAAGCAAATGAGATTTGTTCTCAGTCAGCTGCCTTAGCCACTGATATTGCATCACCGTTAAGAAAATTTTTTACTCAGGGATGGACTGGatttagaaaaaagaagaattttaggAAGCCTGAAGAAGATGAACTACAGTCTCCTATGAAAGAAGAGGAGCAAGAAAAAGAGGGGGCAACATTAACAGCTGAAACCagtgaaaaggaggagaaatctGAGTTTGAGAAGCAAGAAGAGAAGAATGTGACAGCAGTAACTATTGAAGTGCATGAGAAGGAGCAAACTGAAGGTGAAAAGCAGGAGTCAAAAAAGACTGTGGCAGCCATAGGAGTTGAAGCATGTGAGAAGGAAGAGCTAATCAAGCATGATGAGCAGGGACAAAAAGAGGatgtagcagcagcagcagttgctAAAGAAAGTGCGAAtgagaaaaaagctgaagatgaTGATCAAGAAAGGAAACTGGTGGAAGTCTCAGAAGATCTCggtacaaaggaagaaaaaactaaagaaggagagaaagaaagtaaGGTGACAGAGAAACCACTAAAAACAAGGTCTGTGGTACCTGTTATCACTGACCGTGTGAACGGAGAATTGAAAACATCCTTGGAAGCCCTACCTGTGGGAGAAAAACCAGAGTCAACTGGAGTCAAGTGTGAAATAGAGGACAGAACTGAAATGTCCTCTGAAGAGAAACTTGAAGCAGGATTTTTGGCAATTGAGATTTCTAGTGAACAGCttaaaaaatctgaaggaagagaaggaaataaaccTGCTTCACTGGGGAAAGAAACATTTgatgaaaaaacagaggaagcagAACGGAAAATTTCACCCACATCAGAAGACATCACTGGAAAGGTAGACACACAAGGAGAAGCTCAAGATAGAACcccagagaagaaagcaagcaaagcacATGAGACAAAACTGACTCCAGGTGCTCCTGGATTGAAGTCCTTTTCTACTTCTGAACATTCAGTTGACACAGAGAATGATCAACAGTTAATCCAACCCACTGATGAAGGTCTACAGGGAAAAACTGGTATAGTTACGACTGATACTATCAAACCGGATGAAATAACCACAGGAATAACTCCTGAAGAGGCAACTGGAAAGAGGCCTCCAGAAGGTATCACAAATGAAGCTGAACTGCTGTCTTCTCAAGAAAAAACTAAACCACAAGGCAGCCCTTTAAAGAAACTCTTTACAGGTACTGGATTAAAAAAACTGCCTGGAAAGAAGCataaaggcaaaagaaaaaaatctaagttaGGGGAACAGGGTGAAGCAATTCATCACTTATCAGATTCCCCAGATAGCCCAGAGGAACAAAAGGGGGAGAGTTCTGCTTCTTCTCCTGAAGAGATGAATGAAGTTCCTTCTTTGGAAAAATCTGTAGATGGAATGCAGGTCATTGAAAATGAAGATGCTGCAATTTCAGatgtggagagaaaaagagaaagtgttACACGGTGGGCATCATTTAAAAAGATGGTGACTCCCAAGAAACATGTCAGAAGACCTTCTGAAAGcgacaaagaagaagaaattgatAAGACAAAGAGTGCTGCAGTGTCTGCAACTGAAAACGCTGTTGATGAAGATCAGggagaattaaaagaaaatgggatggacCAGAAACCAGAGAAAGCCACAGAAGAGCCCAAAAGAAAGGTTGACACCTCTGTGTCATGGGAAGCTTTTCTATGTGTAGGTTCCTCAAAGAGAAGAGCCAGGAAATCATCGTCATCTGATGAAGAAACTGAACATAAGCTTGATCAAGAAAGCCAAAAAGTAGAAGAATCTGGACAGAGCAAAGAAACTGCAACAGATGCAATCCTTACCAGTTCTCAGGAGAGTGATCAAGGACAAGGGAATTCTTCCCCAGAACAACCTGGAAGCCCATGCGAAGGTGAAGGTATTTCAACGTGGGAATCATTTAAAAGGTTAGTCACTCCAAGAAGGAAATCCAAAAGCAGAATGGAAGAGAGAACTGAAGACTCTGTTGTGGGATCTAGCCTGGAGCATTCAACATCAGATGGTGAGCCTGGAAAAGATGAATCGTGGGTTCCATTTAGAAAACTGATGCCTGGGCGTAGGAAGAAAAAGTCAGGTGGGAAGCCAGAACCAACTCATCTTGAACAAGCAAGAGAAGACATGGCAGAAACAACTGAAGACGACTCAGATATTCCAGCTGTTGTTCCTTTATCTGAATAcgaagcagcagagcaggagaaaacTGAAGCCCAACAAGCGAAAGATGCTGAAGCAATGAGAGAACGAACCTCAGAGgaagacagagcagaaaaattagAGGAGACCCTGAGAACTGAGCAAGCACATGAAGGGCTGGTACATGCAGTTACTGTTACTGTtgtggaaggagaaagagcGGTTACTAGTATTGAAGAAAGGTCACCATCTTGGATATCTGCTGCTCTGACAGAGTGTATTGAGCaggcaaaagaagagaaagagacagaaactgagaaaacatTTGAATCGGATGTTATTGTGGAAGAAGCAGTGGTAGCTGCTAAGACAGTGCCAGAGATGAGAAAGGATGTAAGTGATGACACCACAGCAAGTGAGCTAGAGCTAACTTCAGAAGCAGTGACAGCTCTGGAAGAGACAGCAGGAGCTTCCTGTGCTGAAGAAACGATGGAAGTATCCCTTGCTGAGGAAACAACTGAGATGGTTTCTGCTGTTTCACAGTTGTTAGAAACCCCAGATACTACAGAGGAAGTTACACCCGTACAAGAAGTAGAGGCCACTGAACAAAATTTGAAAGAATTAAACAAACAGACACAAAAAGTTCTTCATGAAGTTGCTGAAAGAGTGAAGTCAGCAGATGTAGCCCAGCTGGTTAGTGAAAGAACCGTGACAGCAACTGTAATTACAACAGTGCAAGGAATTGAGTCAGAAGTGAAAGATGATGCTGAAGATGAGAAAGTTGTAGGTCAGGAACCTCTTTTGCTTGAACAGTCCTTGAAACAGGAAGAACACAAGGAGGATGAACTCCAGGCCCCGGGAAGTGCAGGGAGCATTGAGGGCCAAACCGGAGTTGAAGAGAGTGTTCTACAGGAAGGTTCAGAGAGAAGTGAAATACCTGCTGCcacaaaagaaagcacagaaggaTGTGAAAATGTCGATGTATTGAGAGGTGAAAGCCAGTGGCAGGCATGTGAAGAACCAGTTGTAGAAGACCATGAAGAAATATCTGAAGTTCAGAGGACAGTAGAGGAACCTTCATCACAAGACAGAGACTTCCACGTTATCAAAGCAGTCACTCCCAAGGAAGAGCCGTTTGCAAAGCAGGAGTCTTCAGAACAAGGGGAACTGCCTGTAACAGATTTGACAGTAGATGAGACAAGAGATGAATGTATTCCAGAAGTGCAGACTGCC GTCTGTTGTAattctccacagatgcaggacAAGACAGAGGATGAACTCCCTACCTTGGGGCTTACAGCTGAAGAGCCTGCACAGCTTGAAGGAGAGGACAAAACCCTCACCATGGGACCAGAGTGCACAGAAGCAGCTGTCACTGTGGTCCCTGTTAAACCTGAAAGACAAGAGGAAATTCCTGACTTAGACTCACAAGAGCAAGCTTGTACTAAAGGAGTTCCTagcagggcagctgcccagagagaggaagaggaaggtgatGCTGTACTCCTTGGAGTAAAGAGCACAGAAGTCACTGAGGTTCCTCTGCAGCATGAGGTAAAAACCTCTGCCCTTCCTTCAGAAACAATTGgctcagaagcagctgcagatgCTGAGCAGAGTGTGGGGGATGGGGCTGGCAGGCAGATCACAGCAAAAGATTCTGTGCCCATCCTAGAGCCACAGTgcagagaaaaaacaactgaaaccCCCTCAGAGAGTGATGAAACTGAAGGTGGCAAAATGGAAGATGCTATGCTCAAAACTGAAACACACTTAGAGAGTGATACCACTGTCACTGAGGCTCCTGCACAGATTGGAGCAGACAGCGTATCTAATTCGGCATCAACATGCCCAGATATCACTGGAAATGGAAGCACTGTCCTCACTGACCTAAGTCCTAAGAAATGTGAAACACTAAGTAGCTTAGCTGAAGAAAAGACTgtggaaaaagaacaagaacttGTAGAAACCTCCAACTGTCAAGACTTTCAGAAAGAAGATAACAAAAATGAGCAATCGATGGAAAGAGCCGAAGAAGTATTTGAATCTGGAAAATGGGAAGCTGTGAGAGGTGATGAATGTTCAGCTGCTGTCCAGCAAGAGGTTTTAACTGTGCAAGAGGAAGGGTCTGCCTCAGCCTTGCTACAGGCTGAAAGCTTGGAGGCTCTGAAAGTGCCTGTGCCTGTAGCAGCTGCAGCAGTTGAAGAGCATGTCATGGCAGAAACCGTAACGCCTGCAGACACAACGGCCGAAACTGTACAGCCTTTGGCAACGACACCAGAGCAAATGGCTTCTGAAGAGGTCCCAGTTACTACTGTTGACTACTCAGGCTTTGGGACTGCAGAGCTTGGTAGTGCAGAAGCTTCTGAGCCTCAAGTAACTCCTGCTTCCATGAATGGAGTATCAGAGGAGCAAGAGAGGCCCCAGAGTCCAGGGCAACCTGAGCAAAATGGTATTCCTCTAAATGACGGTTTGTCTCTCACCCACGTGGAATTTGAGAAGGATGTTGTTCAGTCTGTGACTATAGAGTCCCAGAGTACAAAAATTGTACTGAATGCCATCCAGACGGCTGTTCACAAACttgcagaaacagaagagtCAGCTGCCTTTGAGTCAGAGCAGTGCATTAAGTTCATAGGGAAAAGCCCATCAGATACAAATATACCTGAACTTCTGGAAAATACGCAGTTGGATCATCAACTTCCAGTAAAAGAGGAAGAGATACGGAGTAACGAACAAGAGCTCCAGCAATCAGGAATAGTGAAAACTGCTACCTTAACAGAGTCTGCTGAAATTCATGCAAGTGTAGAGAAAACAAAGGACATGCTCTTAACTTCTGAGATGCTGAAAGATGGACAAAGTCAGAATTCTTTAACAATTGTGACTAGCCCTGAAGACATTTTAAGGGAAAGTGTGAGACTTCAGAAATCAACACTAGAACTAAGTACTTCAGAAGATTCAACCAAAGACCCCCTAGACATACACCCACCAAAATTAAGGGAAAAAGAGGTTGGGCAGATTATGGAAATCCCAGACCAACACACAGGTCAGCAAACATGCAGAGAAAGTGAGGAAGAGCACCACCACCTGCCAGTGGAAGATGGGAAAACACAGACATGGAAGGATGATAGTTGCCAAGAAGGAACATCTTGTGGAGTCCACAAAATCTGA